The Edwardsiella tarda ATCC 15947 = NBRC 105688 region TCTCCCCATCGGGGAGATATTTCACTTTGAAAGTATTTGGCTGAAATTGTGCTATTGCTTGATACCAGTCTCGCCCTAATTCATCATGCCAAAAAAAAGCCTCAAACAGCTCGGCAATTTCTTTTTCCTCGCCACTCTCTGGCTCATATCGGGTTAGATTTTTCAAATGTAACATTATAGACCACCTACGTTATACCATGTGCCGTTAATAAATTTTTGGAGTGCCCGGCGGTAAATTTGGTCTGGGAATTCATCGCGGTTGTCATTTGCCACCCCGGTTATCACATATGGTGGCTGATCATTGTATCCTGGGCCATTCCACATCCAGACGCTCTCTTTAGTTGAGAAACGAATATCTTGCACTGTTTTCGTAGCAGGCATTAGCTCTATCCAACCGTTTTCAAATCCGGCACGATCACGCGCAGAACGGTAAGCAATGCCACCATTGCGATAATTCACCTTAAATTGTACTGCTGGGCAACTTCCTACCCCCATATTGAAATGAAGGATTAGGCATGATGCTCCTGGAACATTCGCCTGGTACACCCCACTAGGAGCATTCCATGCAACGCCTGTATCAGATACAGCAGTATCACCGGTTTTTCCTAATGCAAAAGCAGGTTGTGGATTGCGTGTGTTATAGTCACGACGCCAGCCTGGCGAATAATCGCTACCGTGATTGATATAGGTGAATTGGGCATTATTAGAAATCGTTGTCGTCGGTGTGGTAATTCTAACCGTCATTGCTGACCGATTTCCCATAACCTCAATTACACAACCAGCCAACTGAATGTCACCACACCCAGTATCAGTAATTACTTTATTGTTGCCATATGACCAGGAGCACTTGCACATCCAGTATGGGTGATCAAATGCAAACTTAGAGGTCAACCATTCAATAAATTGCGCTGTAGTCCAATTACCTGCTCCAGTGCTTATCGATTCACCGAATGCGCGTCCCGCCCCAATGGCTTGTGTAAATTTATCTTTATTGGGGATGTCTGCACCATTCTGTTCTTTCTGTAGCGCACCTGCGGCCTGATTGATAGTTTCTCGCAAACCAAGGTTTTTGGAAAAGCGGCAACACATAGCGAAACCTGCAAGAATCCTCCCTCTGCGAAATAGAGGAGGAGAATTGATGGCCGTCATTGGTTATATCCGCGTATCAACAATCGACCAGAACAGCGATTTACAGCGTAATGCCCTCACAAGCGCAAACTGTGACCGCATTTTTGAAGACCGTATGAGTGGGAGAGTTGCCAGCCGCCCCGGTTTGAAACGCGCTTTAAAGTGCGTTAATAGCGGAGACACTCTAGTCGTGTGGAAACTGGACAGGCTAGGGCGCAGCGTTAAGAACCTGATCGCACTGATATCGGAGTTACATGAACGCGGTGCCCACTTCCGCTCTTTAACAGACAGTATTGATACTAGCACTGCCATGGGGCGTTTCTTTTTTCATGTTATGTCGGCACTGGCGGAGATGGAACGTGAGCTGATCATCGAACGAACACTGGCCGGGTTGGCAGCAGCCAGAGCACAGGGACGCATAGGTGGAAGGCCTAACGCATTAACGCCGCATGAGCGGGAACAGATTGG contains the following coding sequences:
- a CDS encoding recombinase family protein, which codes for MAVIGYIRVSTIDQNSDLQRNALTSANCDRIFEDRMSGRVASRPGLKRALKCVNSGDTLVVWKLDRLGRSVKNLIALISELHERGAHFRSLTDSIDTSTAMGRFFFHVMSALAEMERELIIERTLAGLAAARAQGRIGGRPNALTPHEREQIGRLLAKGHTRQQLAIIYGVGVSTLYRYFPVNSQRKDDTVGL
- a CDS encoding phage tail protein produces the protein MTAINSPPLFRRGRILAGFAMCCRFSKNLGLRETINQAAGALQKEQNGADIPNKDKFTQAIGAGRAFGESISTGAGNWTTAQFIEWLTSKFAFDHPYWMCKCSWSYGNNKVITDTGCGDIQLAGCVIEVMGNRSAMTVRITTPTTTISNNAQFTYINHGSDYSPGWRRDYNTRNPQPAFALGKTGDTAVSDTGVAWNAPSGVYQANVPGASCLILHFNMGVGSCPAVQFKVNYRNGGIAYRSARDRAGFENGWIELMPATKTVQDIRFSTKESVWMWNGPGYNDQPPYVITGVANDNRDEFPDQIYRRALQKFINGTWYNVGGL